TCTCGTACTCTTCCTCTGTAAGGAACAACGTCATCTTTGGTATAACGACCTCCCTTACGTGGGGTAGTAAGCCCATGGACTGCATTTGAAGGAATACGCCTTGCATTAACCTTTGTAACATCAAAGTCTCTTCGGTAACCATCCCTGGTCTTTCGCCTTGTCGTCTAATCTCGACCAACTCTATGATTCTTCCAGGCCTGCCCGTCTCTGGGTCGTTAGTGCTGGAGATCCTGTAAACCTTCACCAGAACCATTTGACAATATTATGAGGCCAGAAGTATATTAGCTTGTCGAAGGTTCACAAAAATCTAACTGCTATAGGATAGGCCCCTCAGCATTATCTTCACATCAAAGGCCATACAACCATCTTCGTAGACGAATAGCGGGTTTATGTCGACGTCGCTTATAACGTCAAAGTCTAATGCGAGTTGGTTCACCGCAGCCAATACGCTCTTCACGGAGTCCACGTCCTTTGGAGTACCCCTAAAACCTTTCAATATCTTATAGATCTTCGTCTCATTCATCATCTCCTCGACGTCAACATCCGTAAGCGGAGCGATCCTGAAAGACACGTCTTTGTAAAGTTCTATCGTAACTCCTCCAGAACCGAACATAATAACGGGGCCAAAAACATCGTCCCTGTGCATTCCCACGGCAACCTGTGCCCCCTCCTTAATGAACGACCTAACCACGACCCCCTCTATCTTAGCACTAGGAACCTTCTCTACAACTGACTTGATGATTTCATTGTAAGCATACTCAAGCTCCTTTTTGTCCTTTATATTGAGCTTTATAGCTCCCACATCTGTCTTATGAATTATATCCGGAGATTCGACCTCTAGGACGACAGGGTACCCTACGTTATCTGCTAATTTGATAGCCTCTTCTAAGTTTTTCGCAACGAATTTCTTTGGTGTGGGTATGCCGTAGAGTCTTGCAACCTCGCATGACTC
The window above is part of the Aigarchaeota archaeon genome. Proteins encoded here:
- a CDS encoding arcadin 1 codes for the protein MVLVKVYRISSTNDPETGRPGRIIELVEIRRQGERPGMVTEETLMLQRLMQGVFLQMQSMGLLPHVREVVIPKMTLFLTEEEYEMLNVKLEVNYVYELQFKDGKITFVPT